A single genomic interval of Anopheles marshallii chromosome 2, idAnoMarsDA_429_01, whole genome shotgun sequence harbors:
- the LOC128719910 gene encoding AP-1 complex subunit mu-1, translating into MSSSAIFILDAKGKVLISRNYRGHIDMGVIDKFMPLLMEKEEEGLITPILQTPECTFAYVKTNNLYLVSVTRSNANIALVFVFLHKVVQVFTEYFKELEEESIRDNFVVIYELLDELIDFGYPQTTDSKILQEYITQEGHKLEIQPRIPMAVTNAVSWRSEGIKYRKNEVFLDVIESVNLLANANGNVLRSEIVGAIKMRVYLSGMPELRLGLNDKVLFESTGRGKSKSVELEDVKFHQCVRLSRFENDRTISFIPPDGEFELMSYRLNTHVKPLIWIESVIERHAHSRVEYMIKAKSQFKRRSTANNVEIVIPVPADADSPKFKTTIGSVKYAPEQNAITWTIKSFPGGKEYLMRAHFGLPSVECEDSEGKPPIQVKFEIPYFTTSGIQVRYLKIIEKSGYQALPWVRYITQNGDYQLRTN; encoded by the exons ATGTCTTCGTCGGCAATTTTCATCCTCGATGCAAAGGGAAAGGTGTTGATATCGCGCAACTACCGCGGCCACATCGATATGGGCGTGATCGATAAGTTCATGCCACTGTTGATGGAGAAGGAAGAAGAAGGGCTCATAACACCGATCCTCCAGACGCCGGAATGTACGTTCGCGTACGTGAAGACGAATAACCTGTACCTGGTTTCGGTCACCCGAAGCAATGCCAACATTGCGCTGGTATTTGTATTTCTCCACAAGGTGGTTCAGGTGTTCACCGAGTACTTTAAGGAGCTGGAAGAGGAAAGCATACGGGACAATTTCGTGGTGATTTACGAGCTGTTGGATGAGCTGATTGACTTCGGTTACCCGCAGACGACGGACAGCAAAATACTGCAGGAGTACATTACGCAGGAAGGCCACAAGCTGGAAATACAGCCACGGATTCCGATGGCGGTTACGAACGCGGTATCGTGGCGCTCGGAAGGCATTAAATATCGCAAGAACGAGGTGTTTCTGGATGTGATTGAAAGTGTCAACCTGCTGGCGAACGCAAACGGTAATGTGCTGAGAAGCGAAATTGTCGGAGCGATCAAAATGCGTGTCTACCTGTCCGGTATGCCGGAGCTGCGCCTCGGCCTGAACGATAAGGTGCTGTTCGAGAGCACGGGCCGGGGCAAGTCGAAATCCGTCGAGTTGGAGGATGTAAAGTTCCACCAGTGTGTACGTCTGTCGCGGTTCGAGAACGATCGTACGATTTCGTTCATTCCACCGGATGGAGAGTTTGAGCTGATGTCGTATCGGTTAAACACGCACGTAAAACCGCTGATCTGGATCGAGTCCGTCATCGAGCGTCACGCGCACAGTCGCGTGGAGTACATGATCAAGGCAAAGTCGCAGTTCAAGCGTCGATCGACGGCAAACAACGTGGAAATTGTCATTCCGGTGCCGGCCGATGCCGATTCACCCAAATTCAAAACCACCATCGGTAGCGTAAAGTACGCACCGGAGCAGAATGCCATTACATGGACAATTAAATCATTCCCG GGTGGCAAGGAATATCTAATGCGTGCCCACTTTGGTCTGCCCAGCGTCGAGTGTGAAGACAGTGAGGGAAAGCCTCCGATTCAGGTGAAGTTTGAAATTCCGTACTTCACCACGTCCGGCATTCAG GTGCGATATTTGAAAATTATCGAAAAAAGTGGATACCAAGCCCTGCCCTGGGTGCGATACATCACCCAGAACGGTGACTATCAGCTGAGAACGAACTAG
- the LOC128706978 gene encoding inactive selenide, water dikinase-like protein produces the protein MFKPESHGLSPDFRLTKFSTLRGUGSKVPQDVLTRLLAGVYAEQLGDKDVKGKNDQEDGVGIGLDSSVIALKHDLFLVQSVDFFYPLIDDPFMLGKIALANVVSDVFAVGATEIDQIKLIVTAPTEFTEKEREVIVPMVMKGFLEAAKECKAPVKIGSIAENPWCIIGGAASAVCHRSELIMPYNATEGDAIVLTKPLGTQLATNAYIWMNEKSENWTRLQERFSVADIEETYRIALESMARLNKTGAELMRKHHAHAATDVTGFGIYGHAENLASFQKAEVDFHLHTLPIIKNVREIAEILGRSTKLLAGKAVETSGGLLICLPSTNAAAFCEEYKHCTAHEAWIVGCVAKGNRGVKMNPNLKIVPVEES, from the exons atgttcaaaccgGAAAGTCACGGGCTCAGTCCGGACTTCCGGCTAACAAAGTTCTCTACACTCCGAGGGTGAGGTTCGAAAGTTCCTCAAGACGTCCTAACCCGACTTCTTGCAGGAGTGTACGCAGAACAATTAGGTGATAAGGATGTGAAGGGGAAGAACGATCAGGAGGATGGTGTTG GAATAGGATTGGATTCATCTGTAATTGCGCTCAAACATGACCTCTTTTTGGTACAATCGGTCGATTTCTTCTACCCACTTATCGACGATCCGTTTATGCTGGGAAAGATTGCGCTGGCCAATGTGGTCAGTGACGTGTTTGCCGTTGGTGCAACGGAAATCGATCAAATAAAGCTGATCGTTACCGCCCCTACCGAGTTCACCGAAAAAGAACGGGAGGTGATAGTACCAATGGTGATGAAGGGATTTTTGGAAGCTGCCAAGGAATGCAAAGCACCGGTCAAGATTGGCAGTATTGCGGAAAACCCTTGGTGCATTATTGGCGGTGCTGCTTCGGCCGTCTGTCATCGGTCGGAACTGATAAT GCCATACAATGCAACGGAAGGTGATGCGATCGTTTTGACCAAACCGCTCGGAACACAACTGGCCACGAATGCTTACATCTGGATGAATGAAAAGTCTGAAAACTGGACCCGACTACAGGAACGGTTCAGTGTGGCCGATATTGAAGAAACGTACCGCATCGCATTAGAGTCGATGGCACGGTTAAACAAAACGGGAGCGGAATTAATGCGCAAACACCACGCACACGCGGCCACAGACGTCACGGGGTTCGGCATCTACGGACATGCAGAAAACTTGGCATCGTTCCAGAAAGCCGAAGTAGATTTCCATCTCCACACGCTACCCATCATCAAGAACGTGCGGGAAATAGCAGAAATTTTAGGCCGAAGCACAAAACTACTGGCTGGTAAAGCGGTGGAAACGAGCGGAGGATTGCTAATATGTTTGCCAAGCACAAACGCGGCAGCATTCTGCGAGGAGTACAAACATTGTACAGCACACGAGGCGTGGATTGTGGGGTGTGTTGCAAAAGGCAACAGAGGTGTAAAGATGAATCCAAATCTTAAAATTGTACCAGTGGAAGAATCGTAG